A window of the Oscillospiraceae bacterium genome harbors these coding sequences:
- a CDS encoding M3 family oligoendopeptidase yields MKFSEMPYTRPNYSALFQQIDAMTAQLSSASAEKQLEIYHQMEKLESTVVTQATICEIRNSINTRDQFYEAEQAYNDEHSPMLDEHMQAFKKALLHSTHRTELKKALGSMLFQKLEMEQKSFSPEIVPLLQEENHLVNAYQKLYASAAISFDGKTCTLSQLGPYLQNTDRSVRRSAAEAYGDFFDAHREEFDTLYDKMVKNRTEQAHKLGFANFEELSLLRRNRIGYSIEDIRSFRKEVVRDLVPITVEIKKRQAKRIEIPDFSFYDNELKFKDGSAVPQGTPKEIMQAGKKMYTELSAETAEFIDQMFRMDLFDVLAKKGKAPGGYCTDLPDYHCSFIFSNFNGTSGDVDVLTHEAGHAFASFVAQRTVPLLALRDPSYETAETHSMSMEFLTAPWHSLFFGDQTDKYELTHAEDALTFIPYGCLVDHFQEEVYLHPEMTPEERNQTWLRLEKLYRPYVNFADLPFFARGAGWQRQLHIYMDPFYYIDYCLAQTMSLQFFNASNYDRKDTWKRYIKFVKQGGTASFVDLAHSVGFRSPLDKGCVYSVCQETAKWLEVHAVQ; encoded by the coding sequence ATGAAATTTTCCGAAATGCCCTATACACGTCCTAATTATTCTGCTTTGTTTCAGCAGATAGATGCAATGACAGCCCAGCTGTCAAGTGCTTCTGCCGAAAAGCAGCTGGAAATTTATCATCAGATGGAAAAGCTGGAGTCTACCGTTGTCACGCAGGCGACAATTTGTGAGATTCGCAACAGTATCAATACCCGTGACCAGTTTTATGAAGCTGAGCAGGCCTACAATGATGAGCATTCCCCCATGCTTGATGAGCACATGCAGGCTTTTAAAAAAGCGCTGCTGCATTCTACACACCGAACAGAACTTAAAAAAGCGCTCGGCAGTATGCTGTTTCAAAAATTGGAAATGGAGCAAAAATCTTTTTCCCCCGAAATTGTTCCGCTGCTCCAGGAGGAAAACCACCTGGTTAATGCGTATCAAAAACTTTATGCAAGCGCAGCTATTTCATTTGACGGCAAAACATGCACACTCTCCCAGTTAGGGCCGTACCTGCAAAATACCGATCGCTCTGTGCGCCGCAGCGCTGCAGAAGCTTATGGCGACTTTTTTGATGCGCATCGCGAAGAATTTGATACCCTTTATGATAAAATGGTCAAAAACCGTACTGAACAGGCACATAAACTCGGCTTTGCTAATTTTGAGGAGCTCTCTCTGCTGCGTCGAAATAGAATCGGCTACAGCATTGAAGATATCCGCAGCTTTCGCAAAGAAGTTGTGCGCGACTTGGTGCCAATTACGGTTGAAATTAAGAAGCGCCAGGCAAAACGAATTGAAATTCCGGATTTTTCTTTTTATGATAACGAATTAAAATTCAAGGACGGCAGTGCCGTGCCGCAGGGAACACCGAAAGAGATTATGCAGGCCGGCAAAAAGATGTATACGGAGCTTTCAGCCGAAACCGCAGAGTTTATTGACCAGATGTTCCGCATGGATTTGTTTGATGTGCTCGCGAAAAAAGGCAAAGCGCCGGGCGGCTACTGCACAGATCTGCCAGACTACCACTGCTCTTTTATTTTCTCAAACTTCAACGGCACTTCCGGAGACGTGGATGTGCTGACACACGAAGCAGGCCATGCGTTTGCCAGCTTTGTTGCACAGCGCACGGTGCCGCTGCTTGCCCTGCGTGATCCTTCCTATGAGACAGCAGAGACGCATTCCATGAGCATGGAGTTTTTGACTGCCCCGTGGCATTCGCTTTTCTTTGGTGACCAGACTGATAAATATGAGTTGACCCATGCAGAAGATGCCCTAACTTTCATTCCGTATGGCTGCCTGGTCGATCATTTCCAGGAGGAAGTCTATCTGCATCCGGAAATGACACCGGAGGAGCGCAATCAAACATGGCTTCGCCTGGAAAAGCTCTATCGTCCGTATGTCAATTTTGCAGACCTGCCGTTTTTCGCACGCGGTGCCGGCTGGCAGCGTCAGCTTCATATCTACATGGATCCTTTCTACTATATTGATTACTGCTTGGCACAGACAATGTCCCTGCAGTTTTTCAATGCCTCTAACTATGACCGCAAAGATACGTGGAAACGCTATATAAAATTTGTAAAACAGGGCGGCACGGCTTCTTTTGTCGACCTTGCACATTCGGTTGGGTTTCGGTCCCCGCTGGATAAAGGATGTGTCTACAGCGTGTGCCAAGAGACTGCAAAGTGGCTGGAAGTACACGCCGTTCAGTAA
- a CDS encoding PASTA domain-containing protein, which translates to MTGYEHLCVNCMAETEGQEKCPHCGFSQKEPQRKDALPYRTVLQERYMVGRAKKQDPEGFTYIAFDMQQLCMVQIREFFPREICVRIVDSTDIAVVAGNETAFDEYLNDFISYQESIEKFTDQPALLAVEDLFEENYTAYSVSPWEEAITLRYFVERSGGSLSWNAAWKLFMPVINAVSALYAAGVGHYGISPDTLFIMQNGSMKLGGFCSPTVRMAAGGLPGCLKSGCAAEEQYNKEGKVGEYTDVYGMAATLFYALTGVLPKDARKRCKDPRLLLPASTLRSIPPHVVTALANALQVVPDNRTPTLERFRAELSAAPTATASLEETQSLRRIPSPYDDSSDRAARARRQQEKEKEDEHKSIPKFVSVILILVAVLVCVTIGVVAYLSNHNILGNMQTASATASVSTSAVTSTAQKTSSVTSVSKQSSASSAASLPDGQIEVPNLIGKNFSNLSKNSNYQVVETRKEFSDTVEEGCIISQTPKYGSGTMVKGAAISVTVSQGKALRVLPKIAGLTYSEAKSKVESAGLIPKNRTLQFSDSVSKGVVIGYGDGLTAGSQLNYQYPVTILVSAGAEESSSTDSTSGDNTTGDTTGNTDSTTDSSTTG; encoded by the coding sequence ATGACAGGTTATGAACATCTGTGTGTGAACTGCATGGCTGAGACAGAGGGGCAGGAAAAGTGCCCGCACTGCGGCTTTTCACAGAAAGAACCACAGCGAAAGGACGCCCTGCCTTACCGCACTGTCCTGCAGGAGCGGTATATGGTTGGCCGCGCGAAAAAACAGGATCCCGAGGGATTCACCTATATCGCCTTTGATATGCAGCAGCTCTGCATGGTGCAGATACGTGAATTTTTCCCCCGCGAAATCTGCGTCCGTATTGTGGACAGTACGGATATTGCAGTTGTTGCCGGCAATGAAACGGCGTTTGATGAGTACCTCAATGATTTTATCAGTTACCAGGAATCAATTGAAAAGTTTACTGACCAGCCTGCGCTGCTGGCAGTAGAAGACCTTTTTGAAGAGAATTACACTGCCTATTCGGTTTCACCGTGGGAAGAGGCAATCACGCTGCGCTATTTTGTCGAGCGCAGCGGCGGTTCCCTTTCCTGGAATGCCGCGTGGAAGCTGTTTATGCCGGTGATCAATGCCGTTTCCGCTTTGTATGCTGCCGGAGTGGGGCATTACGGTATTTCGCCTGACACCCTCTTTATTATGCAGAATGGCAGCATGAAACTCGGCGGATTTTGTTCGCCTACGGTCCGAATGGCCGCAGGCGGGCTTCCCGGCTGCCTGAAATCCGGCTGTGCCGCTGAAGAACAGTACAATAAAGAAGGAAAAGTCGGGGAGTACACCGATGTATACGGTATGGCGGCAACTCTGTTTTATGCACTGACCGGCGTCCTGCCCAAAGATGCACGCAAGCGCTGCAAAGACCCACGCTTATTGCTGCCTGCCAGTACGCTGCGCAGTATACCGCCGCATGTTGTCACTGCGCTGGCAAATGCGCTGCAGGTTGTGCCTGACAACCGCACACCAACCCTAGAGCGCTTCCGTGCCGAGCTTTCTGCGGCGCCCACAGCTACGGCTTCACTGGAAGAAACCCAGAGCCTGCGCCGCATCCCCAGCCCGTACGATGACTCATCTGACCGCGCAGCGCGTGCGCGCCGTCAGCAGGAAAAAGAAAAAGAGGATGAGCACAAGTCTATTCCCAAATTTGTGAGTGTCATTTTGATTCTCGTTGCTGTTTTGGTCTGTGTCACCATCGGTGTAGTAGCCTATCTTTCCAATCATAATATCCTGGGGAATATGCAGACGGCCTCTGCAACCGCATCGGTAAGCACCTCTGCAGTTACTTCTACCGCACAGAAAACTTCGTCAGTGACTTCTGTTTCCAAACAGTCGTCGGCTTCTTCAGCAGCATCGCTGCCGGACGGACAAATTGAAGTACCGAATCTGATTGGTAAGAATTTTTCTAATCTGAGCAAAAATTCAAATTATCAAGTGGTAGAGACTCGCAAGGAATTCAGCGATACTGTAGAAGAGGGCTGCATTATTTCCCAGACACCCAAATATGGTTCTGGTACCATGGTAAAAGGTGCAGCAATTTCCGTTACGGTCAGCCAGGGCAAAGCGCTGCGTGTGCTGCCAAAGATTGCCGGTCTGACTTACAGTGAAGCAAAGAGCAAAGTAGAGTCGGCGGGCTTAATTCCGAAAAACCGCACGCTACAATTCAGCGATTCGGTTTCTAAGGGAGTGGTTATCGGCTATGGCGATGGCTTGACAGCCGGCAGTCAGCTGAATTATCAGTACCCTGTAACGATTCTTGTCAGCGCTGGCGCGGAAGAAAGCAGCAGTACAGACTCGACTTCCGGTGACAATACAACGGGGGATACTACCGGCAATACAGACAGCACGACAGATAGCAGTACAACAGGTTGA
- the rpsR gene encoding 30S ribosomal protein S18, whose product MADRDNRRGGRKGRRKVCSFCVDKVDHIDYKDVAKLRRFISERAKILPRRVTGTCARHQRELTIAIKRARHLALLPFSSD is encoded by the coding sequence ATGGCTGACAGAGATAATCGTCGCGGTGGACGCAAGGGCCGCCGCAAAGTTTGCAGTTTCTGTGTTGACAAAGTGGATCATATTGATTATAAGGATGTTGCAAAGCTGCGCCGCTTCATTTCAGAGCGCGCAAAGATTCTGCCCCGCCGTGTAACCGGCACTTGTGCCCGCCACCAGCGTGAGCTGACCATTGCAATTAAGCGTGCACGGCATCTTGCACTGCTGCCTTTCAGCAGTGACTAA
- a CDS encoding single-stranded DNA-binding protein has translation MLNVVVLMGRLVADPELRHTPNDIAVTSIRIAVDRSFSRAGAEKQTDFIDVTAWRQTAEFICRYFTKGSMIAIQGSLRVDNYTDRDGNKRTRYEVVADNAQFCGSKRESGTGSYGGDSSYSSAPAPAKDSYQQPAPSAAPAAAAPAAPAYSSGDTGDFQSLPDDDDLPF, from the coding sequence ATGCTGAATGTTGTTGTTTTAATGGGTCGACTGGTAGCTGACCCAGAGCTGCGCCACACTCCCAACGATATCGCTGTTACCTCAATTCGCATTGCGGTTGACCGCAGCTTTTCACGAGCCGGCGCAGAAAAGCAGACTGACTTTATCGATGTCACCGCGTGGAGACAGACTGCAGAGTTTATCTGCCGCTATTTCACAAAGGGCTCGATGATTGCCATTCAGGGTTCCCTGCGTGTGGACAACTACACCGACCGCGACGGAAATAAGCGCACCCGCTATGAAGTGGTAGCAGACAATGCCCAATTCTGCGGAAGCAAGCGCGAATCCGGTACCGGCTCTTATGGTGGCGATTCTTCTTACAGCAGCGCACCGGCACCCGCAAAAGACAGCTATCAGCAGCCTGCCCCTTCTGCTGCGCCCGCAGCAGCCGCCCCCGCCGCCCCGGCTTACTCCAGTGGCGACACCGGCGACTTTCAGTCTCTGCCTGACGACGACGATCTGCCGTTTTAA
- the rpsF gene encoding 30S ribosomal protein S6 encodes MEKNQNAYETVFVLSSKLDEQHTAALVEKFKDLIAANGTVDGVDEWGKRRLAYEINKETEGYYVLINFTSAPAFTAELDRIYKITDGVLRSLIIRKEA; translated from the coding sequence ATGGAAAAAAATCAAAATGCCTATGAGACCGTATTTGTTCTCTCCAGCAAACTGGATGAGCAGCACACCGCTGCCCTTGTTGAAAAATTCAAAGATCTGATTGCTGCCAACGGCACGGTCGACGGAGTTGATGAATGGGGCAAGCGCAGACTTGCTTATGAAATCAACAAGGAAACAGAGGGCTATTATGTGCTGATCAACTTCACCAGCGCACCGGCTTTCACAGCTGAACTGGACCGTATCTATAAGATTACGGACGGCGTGCTGCGTTCCCTGATTATCCGCAAAGAAGCCTGA
- the galU gene encoding UTP--glucose-1-phosphate uridylyltransferase GalU, translating into MKQKKITKAVIPAAGLGTRVLPATKSMPKEMFPIVDKPAIQYIVEEAVRAGITDILIVTNRGKGLIEDHFDRVPELEAKLKNGGPQKEAILKQVTDIAHLANFYFVRQKETKGLGHAISRARSFVGNEPFAVLYGDDVIIGKDPACGQLIRAYEEYGKGVLGVKKVSPDDISKYSSIKVEPLHDNFFSCTDMIEKPTPDKVMSLYSILGRCVLPPEIFDIIDQTPPGAGGEIQLTDAMRTLARTTGMIAVDFTGKRYDMGNKLGILKAQVEVGLQHPEIGQDFRAYLKELSKTL; encoded by the coding sequence GTGAAACAAAAGAAAATTACCAAAGCTGTTATCCCTGCAGCCGGTCTTGGAACGCGTGTGCTTCCTGCTACCAAAAGTATGCCGAAAGAAATGTTTCCGATTGTAGATAAGCCTGCAATCCAGTATATTGTAGAGGAAGCGGTGCGTGCTGGCATCACCGATATCCTCATTGTCACAAACCGTGGCAAAGGCCTGATTGAGGACCACTTTGACCGCGTGCCTGAACTGGAAGCCAAACTAAAAAACGGCGGTCCGCAGAAAGAAGCTATCCTGAAACAGGTGACCGATATTGCGCATCTTGCAAACTTTTACTTCGTCCGCCAAAAAGAAACAAAAGGTCTGGGTCATGCCATCAGCCGTGCCCGCTCTTTTGTCGGCAACGAGCCTTTCGCTGTTCTGTACGGTGACGATGTAATTATTGGAAAAGACCCGGCCTGCGGGCAGCTAATCCGCGCGTATGAAGAATATGGAAAAGGCGTGCTGGGCGTTAAAAAAGTATCGCCTGATGATATTTCAAAGTACTCTTCTATAAAGGTAGAGCCGCTGCACGACAACTTTTTTTCCTGCACGGATATGATTGAAAAACCAACACCTGACAAAGTAATGAGCCTATACTCCATTTTAGGACGCTGTGTGCTGCCGCCAGAGATTTTTGACATCATTGACCAAACGCCTCCTGGAGCCGGCGGGGAAATTCAGCTGACCGACGCCATGCGCACTTTGGCGCGCACGACAGGTATGATTGCCGTTGATTTTACCGGAAAGCGCTACGACATGGGCAACAAACTTGGTATCTTAAAAGCACAGGTCGAGGTTGGTCTGCAGCACCCAGAAATTGGACAGGACTTCCGCGCTTATCTGAAAGAACTGTCAAAAACCCTGTAA
- a CDS encoding zinc-ribbon domain-containing protein, giving the protein MTDFTGIKCPVCGKPFLPTDDIVVCPDCGAPYHRECYQKVGHCLYEDQHGTGKAWQPPQDQQNASGPDSLRCPRCGHDNTPGALFCEHCGAPLSAQPTNTQPYGNGQQSPTYGSPQQRQPYNNGQQNVPYGQQPPYGSNGQSPYGQTPPNGWPYGQMPFVFDPLAGIKPDEEIDGAKASELAKVVQSNTSYYLPVFYNASKYHKRRFNFAALLLGGGWLLYRKLYKVGSIITVIILALEVISQFITARFTNPLLTSMMSSLGISTASSMSMQQMYQIAGKVLELPFNQQLLFFLPEIFSIGIFVTHLVIGFMANKMYRKHCVKTVQSVLSVSLNESESTIHYQEKGGVNTMLLTLILICSLIVSNVVYFF; this is encoded by the coding sequence ATGACCGACTTTACCGGAATTAAATGCCCCGTATGCGGCAAGCCCTTTCTTCCTACAGACGACATTGTTGTCTGCCCGGACTGCGGCGCCCCCTACCACCGTGAATGCTACCAAAAAGTTGGTCACTGCCTTTATGAGGATCAGCACGGCACCGGCAAGGCCTGGCAGCCGCCGCAGGACCAGCAGAACGCTTCGGGGCCAGACAGCCTGCGCTGCCCGCGCTGCGGGCACGACAATACCCCGGGTGCTCTTTTTTGCGAACACTGCGGTGCACCCCTGTCGGCACAGCCGACCAACACACAGCCTTACGGCAATGGGCAGCAATCCCCCACTTATGGCAGCCCGCAGCAAAGGCAGCCATACAATAACGGACAGCAAAATGTCCCTTATGGGCAGCAGCCTCCCTACGGCAGCAATGGACAGTCCCCATATGGCCAAACCCCGCCAAACGGCTGGCCCTATGGGCAGATGCCCTTTGTATTTGATCCGCTTGCAGGGATTAAACCTGATGAAGAAATTGACGGTGCAAAAGCCAGTGAGCTCGCAAAAGTAGTGCAAAGCAACACAAGCTATTATTTACCGGTCTTTTACAATGCCTCTAAATATCACAAGCGCCGCTTCAACTTTGCTGCGCTGCTTTTGGGGGGCGGCTGGCTGCTGTACCGCAAGCTGTACAAGGTTGGCAGCATTATTACCGTTATCATACTTGCTTTAGAAGTTATCAGTCAATTTATAACAGCGCGCTTTACTAACCCGCTGCTGACAAGTATGATGAGCAGCCTGGGTATTTCGACTGCAAGCTCTATGTCCATGCAGCAGATGTACCAAATTGCCGGCAAAGTGCTGGAACTTCCATTTAACCAGCAGCTCCTTTTCTTTTTGCCGGAAATTTTTTCAATTGGCATCTTTGTCACACACTTGGTCATCGGCTTTATGGCAAACAAAATGTACCGCAAGCACTGCGTCAAGACGGTACAGTCTGTGCTGTCTGTTTCGCTAAACGAAAGTGAATCCACCATTCACTACCAGGAAAAAGGCGGCGTCAATACCATGCTACTGACTTTGATTTTGATTTGCTCGCTGATTGTTTCAAATGTTGTCTACTTTTTCTAA
- the prfB gene encoding peptide chain release factor 2 encodes MLQYEEQKQKLQEMLPALNDLEDALGLKTMRSEIEELDMKATEPGFWDDMEKSQKILQRSAHLKDKIGAYEKLRSKWEDTKALCELADEEGDLSLLPEAEQSVKEIERSLEQQRLQTLLTGEYDAKNAILTFHAGAGGTEAQDWAEMLYRMYNRWGERHNFNVKLLDYLDGEEAGLKSASILIEGENAYGFLKGENGVHRLVRVSPFDASGRRHTSFASLEVMPEIDDTVKVEIDPADIKMDVYRASGAGGQKVNKTSSAVRLTHIPTGIVVACQVERSQYQNRDVAMRMLKSKLMEIKEREHLEKIDDIKGVQKEISWGSQIRSYVFMPYTMVKDHRTGYETANVNAVMDGDIDGFINAYLKALSQNALGNYMSDD; translated from the coding sequence ATGCTGCAATATGAAGAACAGAAACAAAAACTGCAGGAAATGCTGCCGGCACTAAATGATCTGGAGGATGCGCTGGGCTTAAAGACCATGCGCAGCGAGATTGAGGAGCTGGACATGAAAGCAACCGAACCCGGCTTTTGGGACGATATGGAAAAGTCACAGAAAATCCTGCAGCGCTCTGCACATTTAAAGGATAAAATCGGTGCATATGAAAAGTTGCGCAGCAAATGGGAAGATACCAAAGCGCTGTGTGAGCTGGCGGATGAGGAGGGAGACCTTTCCCTTCTGCCGGAAGCTGAGCAGAGTGTTAAAGAGATTGAGAGAAGCTTAGAGCAACAGCGCCTGCAGACACTGCTGACTGGCGAATATGATGCCAAAAATGCGATTCTTACTTTTCATGCCGGCGCGGGCGGTACAGAAGCACAGGATTGGGCCGAAATGCTCTACCGCATGTACAACCGCTGGGGTGAGCGCCACAACTTTAATGTCAAGCTGCTGGATTACCTCGACGGCGAAGAGGCGGGCTTAAAAAGTGCCAGTATCTTAATTGAGGGTGAAAACGCCTATGGCTTTTTAAAGGGTGAAAATGGTGTTCACCGTTTGGTGCGTGTTTCCCCGTTTGATGCTTCTGGCCGCCGTCATACTTCTTTTGCGTCGCTTGAGGTTATGCCGGAAATTGATGATACTGTAAAAGTGGAAATCGACCCAGCTGATATTAAAATGGATGTTTATCGTGCCAGCGGCGCTGGCGGGCAAAAGGTTAACAAGACCAGCTCTGCTGTCCGCTTAACGCATATCCCGACCGGCATTGTAGTGGCCTGCCAGGTAGAGCGCAGCCAGTACCAAAACCGCGATGTTGCTATGCGTATGTTAAAAAGTAAGCTGATGGAAATAAAAGAGCGCGAGCATTTGGAAAAAATTGATGATATTAAAGGCGTGCAGAAAGAGATTTCCTGGGGCTCACAGATTCGCTCCTATGTCTTCATGCCGTACACAATGGTAAAAGACCACCGCACCGGCTATGAGACTGCCAATGTCAATGCGGTTATGGATGGCGATATTGATGGCTTCATTAACGCCTACCTAAAAGCCCTCAGCCAAAACGCCCTGGGCAACTATATGTCAGATGACTGA
- a CDS encoding ATP-binding protein, which yields MGYDRRVYDTAYEILNKRRLHAEQEADRRRADFYRVEPRAQEIEQALSRAGSAAAKAVVRGGNVRQNLEQLRRQSQALRAELDALLARQSMSAKDLEPQYHCPLCKDRGSVDGRMCTCMKELLKEEALRRLNADTPLHLCSFDSFNVSYYPTTPMQNGASPRDIMERVFLYCRKYAENFNAHTTESLLLHGKTGLGKTHLSLAIAGRVIERGYGVVYSSAENLLNRLQDEHFGRSGGDTMQSLLNCDLLILDDLGTEFRSSFTISAIYNIVNSRQLTEKPVIISTNLSMKELMEYYTERFSSRVIGSYTSIPFCGNDVRQLRRKNF from the coding sequence ATGGGCTATGACCGGCGTGTATATGACACCGCCTATGAAATCTTAAATAAGCGCCGCCTGCATGCTGAGCAGGAAGCCGACCGCCGTCGTGCGGATTTTTACCGGGTAGAGCCGCGCGCGCAGGAAATAGAGCAGGCGCTGAGCCGCGCAGGCAGTGCTGCCGCAAAAGCTGTTGTACGCGGGGGCAATGTACGGCAGAATTTAGAGCAGCTGCGCCGGCAGAGCCAGGCGCTTCGTGCTGAACTTGATGCTCTGCTGGCAAGGCAGAGCATGTCTGCAAAAGACTTGGAACCACAGTACCACTGCCCTTTGTGCAAAGACCGCGGCAGTGTAGACGGCCGTATGTGCACCTGCATGAAAGAGTTGCTGAAAGAAGAAGCCCTGCGCCGCCTAAATGCTGATACCCCGCTGCACCTATGCAGCTTTGACAGCTTTAATGTTTCTTATTATCCAACTACACCTATGCAAAACGGCGCGTCACCGCGCGATATTATGGAGCGCGTCTTTCTGTACTGCAGAAAATACGCCGAAAATTTTAATGCACATACTACGGAAAGCCTTTTACTACACGGCAAGACTGGCCTTGGCAAAACGCACCTTTCCCTTGCGATTGCTGGCAGAGTGATTGAGCGCGGGTACGGTGTTGTTTACAGTTCCGCCGAAAACCTGTTGAACCGCCTGCAGGACGAGCACTTCGGACGCAGCGGCGGCGATACAATGCAGAGCCTTTTAAACTGCGACCTGCTGATTTTAGATGACCTTGGTACGGAATTTCGCAGCAGCTTTACGATTTCTGCCATTTATAATATTGTCAATTCTCGCCAGCTGACCGAAAAGCCGGTTATTATCAGTACCAACCTTTCTATGAAGGAACTGATGGAATACTACACTGAGCGCTTCTCTTCCCGTGTAATCGGCAGTTACACCTCCATTCCCTTCTGTGGGAATGACGTGCGCCAATTAAGGCGCAAAAACTTCTGA
- a CDS encoding DnaD domain protein translates to MQYMTNSGIWGSVFAVPTAVVDRHLKLAGSVQLKALLWVLRQGGASFSDTELADALGVSPADARDALSYWQETGVLQFSAAAQKETPAQPQSPPSPVPAKETAPVVSQPPKQLFPPLPRPERPDPVFVSKRLEEDESLHCMMLDAEQILGRTLSSSDLSALLLIHDNYGLPVDVIIMLIQYAASSGKGNMRYIEKVALNWADEGITTHVQAEERLQQLTNLNRAWSTIQKAMGLPKRAPTEREKKYADSWVLQWHFSPDMLKIAYDRCVDAIGSFRAGYINKILERWHREGIAAPEQAAAENDRHRQTRSEEEKPSFDLDAYERDSMLKFTGGNR, encoded by the coding sequence ATGCAGTATATGACAAACAGCGGAATTTGGGGCAGTGTTTTTGCAGTGCCGACAGCCGTGGTAGACCGCCACCTAAAGCTTGCCGGCAGTGTGCAGCTAAAAGCCCTGCTGTGGGTTTTGCGGCAGGGCGGGGCTTCTTTTTCTGACACTGAGCTTGCGGACGCACTCGGTGTTTCACCTGCAGATGCGCGCGATGCGCTCTCTTACTGGCAGGAGACCGGCGTGCTGCAGTTTTCCGCTGCAGCACAAAAAGAAACGCCGGCTCAGCCGCAGTCTCCCCCTTCACCGGTGCCTGCAAAAGAAACCGCACCGGTCGTTTCGCAGCCGCCCAAGCAGCTTTTCCCTCCGCTGCCGCGGCCGGAACGCCCGGATCCCGTCTTCGTAAGTAAACGTTTAGAGGAAGATGAATCCCTGCACTGCATGATGCTGGACGCAGAACAGATTTTGGGACGTACGCTTTCCTCCTCTGACCTGAGTGCATTATTATTGATTCATGACAACTACGGGCTGCCGGTCGATGTAATCATTATGCTCATCCAGTATGCTGCAAGCAGCGGAAAAGGGAACATGCGCTACATAGAAAAAGTCGCTTTAAACTGGGCCGATGAGGGTATCACGACCCATGTGCAGGCAGAAGAGCGCCTGCAGCAGCTGACAAATCTGAACCGTGCATGGAGCACCATACAAAAAGCAATGGGGCTACCGAAACGCGCCCCCACCGAGCGTGAAAAGAAATATGCAGACAGCTGGGTGCTGCAATGGCATTTCAGCCCGGACATGCTGAAAATTGCCTATGACCGCTGTGTAGATGCAATCGGGTCTTTCCGGGCCGGCTATATCAATAAAATTTTGGAGCGTTGGCACCGTGAGGGGATTGCTGCCCCTGAGCAGGCCGCTGCAGAAAATGACCGGCACCGCCAGACGCGCAGCGAAGAGGAAAAGCCCTCTTTTGACCTGGACGCTTACGAACGCGACAGTATGCTGAAATTTACGGGAGGAAACCGCTGA